The Clostridium cagae genome has a segment encoding these proteins:
- a CDS encoding TatD family hydrolase codes for MEKTFKIIDSHAHYDDESFESDRKEVLQEIKKNGVIGVLNCAASYNSLKTTYELTKKYDFIYGALGIHPENANEFTDNTLNEIKGYIKSNEKIVAIGEIGLDYYWDENPSKEIQKEVFRKHMELAKELKLPVIIHDRDAHQDTLQIIKEFPDVTGVVHCFSGSVEFAKDCIKLGYYIGFTGVVTFKNAKKVVEVAKEIPLDRMLVETDCPYMAPEPNRGKRNKSDYIEYIIEKLAQIREIDSYELNMIFNENFYNLIKK; via the coding sequence ATGGAGAAAACATTTAAGATAATAGATAGTCATGCTCATTATGATGATGAATCTTTTGAAAGTGATCGTAAAGAGGTATTACAGGAAATTAAAAAAAATGGTGTTATTGGAGTTTTAAACTGTGCAGCATCTTATAATAGCTTAAAAACTACTTATGAATTGACTAAGAAGTATGATTTTATATATGGAGCATTAGGAATACATCCTGAAAATGCTAATGAATTTACAGATAATACATTAAATGAAATTAAAGGTTATATAAAGTCTAATGAAAAAATAGTAGCAATAGGGGAAATCGGATTAGATTATTATTGGGATGAGAATCCATCAAAAGAAATTCAAAAAGAAGTATTTAGAAAACACATGGAGTTAGCTAAAGAGCTTAAATTACCAGTAATAATTCATGACAGGGATGCTCATCAAGATACTTTACAAATAATAAAAGAGTTTCCTGATGTAACTGGTGTTGTACATTGCTTTTCTGGAAGTGTTGAATTTGCAAAGGATTGTATTAAGCTAGGCTATTATATAGGATTTACAGGTGTTGTAACATTTAAAAATGCAAAAAAAGTTGTTGAAGTTGCCAAGGAAATACCTTTAGATAGAATGTTAGTAGAAACTGATTGTCCGTATATGGCTCCAGAGCCTAATAGAGGAAAAAGAAATAAATCAGACTATATAGAATATATAATAGAAAAATTAGCTCAAATAAGAGAAATTGATTCATATGAATTGAATATGATATTTAATGAGAATTTTTATAACTTGATTAAAAAGTAA
- the dhaM gene encoding dihydroxyacetone kinase phosphoryl donor subunit DhaM: MVGIVIVSHSNFIAKGVREVALEMAPEVLIVDAGGTSDGRIGTDISKITSAIESVYSDSGVLVLFDLGSAFMNTEMAIEFLDDNIRGKVEIIDAPLVEGAITAAVEASMDKSLAEIKEVLKPMSLNKIY; this comes from the coding sequence ATGGTTGGTATAGTAATTGTGTCACACAGTAATTTTATAGCAAAAGGTGTTAGAGAAGTTGCTCTGGAAATGGCACCAGAAGTTTTAATTGTAGATGCAGGTGGAACCAGTGATGGAAGAATAGGCACAGATATTTCTAAAATAACTAGTGCAATAGAATCTGTTTATAGTGATAGTGGTGTACTTGTATTATTTGACTTAGGTAGCGCATTTATGAACACAGAGATGGCTATAGAATTTTTAGATGATAATATCAGAGGAAAAGTAGAAATTATAGATGCTCCTTTAGTAGAGGGTGCAATTACTGCAGCTGTTGAAGCAAGCATGGATAAATCTTTAGCAGAAATTAAAGAAGTACTTAAACCTATGTCTTTAAATAAGATTTATTAA
- a CDS encoding prolipoprotein diacylglyceryl transferase has product MRIILFKAFGLEIKSYGLMIAIGILVAASLLLKKGKEKGYEEDSLLNLIILTVISGVVGGKLLFIITEFKSILEDPSILLNFGYGFVVYGALILGALTIYLYCKKKKWKVLEILDLVAPVLAIAQGFGRIGCFLAGCCYGKETNIPIGVEFPVNSLAPAGIHVHPTQIYSSIFDFLLGFFLLYYSKKEKKSGKIVSMYLIIYSIGRFMVEFLRNDPRGNVGLLSTSQFIAVFTLILGLVIFNFHNFFKGAKK; this is encoded by the coding sequence ATGAGAATAATTTTATTTAAGGCATTTGGTCTAGAAATAAAAAGTTATGGTTTAATGATTGCTATTGGAATACTTGTAGCAGCATCTTTACTTTTAAAAAAGGGTAAAGAAAAAGGTTATGAAGAAGATTCTTTATTAAATTTAATTATTTTAACTGTAATAAGTGGGGTAGTAGGGGGTAAATTACTTTTTATTATAACTGAATTTAAAAGTATATTAGAAGATCCAAGTATATTATTGAATTTTGGTTATGGATTCGTTGTGTATGGAGCATTAATATTAGGAGCCTTAACAATATATTTATATTGTAAAAAGAAAAAATGGAAAGTACTTGAAATTTTAGATCTGGTTGCACCTGTATTAGCTATTGCACAAGGATTTGGACGTATAGGGTGTTTTTTAGCAGGATGTTGTTATGGAAAAGAAACTAATATTCCAATAGGAGTAGAATTTCCAGTAAATTCACTTGCGCCAGCAGGTATTCATGTACATCCAACTCAAATTTACTCATCAATTTTTGATTTTTTACTAGGATTTTTCCTTTTATATTATTCTAAAAAAGAAAAAAAATCAGGTAAAATAGTTTCTATGTACTTGATAATCTATAGTATAGGAAGATTTATGGTAGAATTTCTTAGAAATGATCCAAGGGGGAATGTTGGGTTATTATCAACATCTCAATTTATAGCTGTATTTACATTGATTCTTGGATTAGTGATTTTTAATTTTCATAATTTTTTTAAGGGAGCGAAGAAATAA
- the dhaL gene encoding dihydroxyacetone kinase subunit DhaL — protein MVTVKQVKDILIKVEKVIEENKLYLSELDAAIGDGDHGLNMNKGFKAVIEKIKDLPEDDLGNILKNSGMALVSNVGGASGPLYGTAFMKAAMVVNKKSEMDINDFVKVLEEALGGIKMRGKGQEGEKTMIDTLSPAIEAGNKSIGENKSVKEVLLEIKEAAKNGMEHTKDIVATKGRASYVGERSIGHIDAGATSMYLILNTIVEELTKEGN, from the coding sequence ATGGTAACAGTAAAACAAGTAAAAGACATTCTAATAAAAGTAGAAAAAGTCATAGAAGAAAATAAATTATATTTAAGTGAATTAGATGCAGCAATAGGTGATGGAGATCATGGCCTAAATATGAACAAAGGTTTTAAAGCTGTTATTGAAAAAATAAAAGATTTGCCTGAAGATGATTTAGGAAACATATTAAAAAACTCTGGTATGGCTTTAGTTTCTAATGTAGGAGGAGCTTCAGGTCCACTATATGGAACTGCTTTTATGAAAGCTGCTATGGTAGTTAATAAAAAAAGTGAAATGGACATAAACGATTTTGTTAAAGTTTTAGAAGAAGCTTTAGGTGGAATAAAGATGAGAGGTAAGGGTCAAGAAGGTGAAAAAACAATGATTGATACTTTATCACCAGCAATTGAAGCGGGAAATAAGTCTATTGGAGAAAATAAATCTGTTAAAGAAGTACTACTTGAAATTAAAGAGGCAGCTAAAAATGGTATGGAGCATACTAAGGATATAGTTGCAACTAAAGGTAGAGCAAGTTATGTTGGAGAAAGAAGTATAGGACATATCGATGCTGGAGCTACTTCAATGTATTTAATATTAAATACTATAGTAGAAGAATTAACTAAAGAGGGGAATTAA
- a CDS encoding DUF7922 domain-containing protein yields MVVAHNKLYRNFIILQQDEKINLESTEKALSGYAKVEAKGDKCKISFYAQNLKQEEDYSVVLICCKKDMKQLIDLGSLKINDVGKGDTSKEYYINNIAGLGISYEKINGAAICKANSGEVIFMMYGFINGEEPKENWKKLKVAKEDNTNDTESKSSTKTELTEKKMKEKSDDNAKKENIKKENVSKSDNLNIDMDLDCEKESNRNKDKKCKDKCEDKCEDKCEDKCKDTCDDKCEKKCEDKCEKKCKDKCEVEVEKEEHKKEYKKEKKSEEEKTKKDKCDFSGSEKCKKIIDELNDESYCTKTVNHKRIEENTRIDGADFEQYEKDIEKLKMESSKNLNIKGKIGEYFEKIAQGFEEYHDGIDGVKNCKWYNVPINRIDDLFNISDYNKYTLVYYPMLNYYPYISKTKHFLLGYKCDSAGELTHIVYAIPGSKDLSEQPYEGKTGYVTWTHNDTRSSGYWLMFYDFQNSTVVVPMK; encoded by the coding sequence ATGGTAGTGGCACATAACAAATTATATAGAAATTTTATAATTTTACAGCAAGATGAAAAAATAAATTTAGAATCTACCGAAAAAGCTTTATCTGGATATGCTAAAGTGGAAGCAAAGGGAGATAAGTGTAAAATATCTTTTTATGCTCAAAATCTTAAACAAGAAGAAGATTATTCCGTAGTACTTATCTGTTGTAAAAAGGACATGAAACAATTAATTGATTTGGGGTCTCTAAAAATAAATGATGTTGGAAAAGGAGATACAAGTAAAGAATACTATATAAATAACATAGCTGGTTTAGGCATATCATATGAAAAAATAAATGGCGCTGCTATTTGTAAAGCAAATTCAGGAGAAGTTATCTTCATGATGTATGGCTTCATTAACGGAGAGGAACCAAAAGAAAATTGGAAAAAACTTAAAGTTGCAAAAGAAGATAATACTAATGATACTGAAAGTAAATCATCTACAAAAACAGAATTAACTGAAAAGAAGATGAAAGAAAAAAGTGATGATAATGCTAAGAAGGAAAATATTAAGAAAGAAAATGTAAGTAAGTCGGATAATCTAAATATAGATATGGATTTAGATTGTGAAAAAGAGAGCAATCGTAATAAAGATAAGAAGTGTAAAGATAAATGCGAAGACAAATGTGAAGATAAGTGTGAAGATAAGTGCAAAGATACTTGTGATGATAAATGTGAAAAGAAATGTGAAGATAAGTGCGAAAAGAAATGCAAAGATAAGTGTGAAGTTGAAGTAGAAAAAGAAGAACATAAAAAAGAATATAAGAAAGAAAAGAAGAGTGAAGAAGAAAAAACTAAGAAAGATAAATGTGACTTTAGCGGAAGCGAAAAATGCAAAAAGATTATTGATGAACTAAATGATGAATCTTATTGTACAAAAACAGTAAATCATAAAAGAATAGAAGAAAATACTAGAATTGATGGAGCTGATTTTGAGCAATATGAAAAAGATATTGAAAAGTTAAAGATGGAATCATCAAAGAATCTTAATATAAAAGGTAAGATTGGTGAATATTTTGAAAAAATTGCACAAGGATTTGAAGAGTATCATGACGGTATAGATGGTGTTAAAAATTGTAAATGGTATAACGTACCTATAAATAGAATCGATGACTTATTTAATATATCAGATTACAATAAATACACATTAGTATATTATCCAATGTTAAATTATTATCCTTATATAAGTAAAACTAAACATTTTCTATTAGGATATAAATGTGATTCTGCAGGAGAGTTGACTCATATTGTTTATGCAATACCAGGAAGCAAAGATCTTTCAGAACAACCATATGAGGGCAAGACAGGATATGTTACATGGACACATAACGATACTAGAAGCTCTGGATATTGGCTTATGTTCTATGATTTCCAAAACTCAACAGTTGTAGTTCCTATGAAGTAG
- a CDS encoding Mrp/NBP35 family ATP-binding protein, whose protein sequence is MGSCDNCPSKDSCGSKGQGCENSIPKMIPTYGKIKNVIGIISGKGGVGKSTVTGIMATTLAKKGYKVGVLDADITGPSMPRFFGINEKRGKIIPLENDMVKFEPVITDSGIKVISMNLLTAVEEDPVIWRGPVITGVLKQMFMETNWEELDYLLIDMPPGTGDIALTVMQEFPITEVIIVSTPQDMVSMIVKKLVIMAQKIGIKIRGVVENMAYIKCPDCDKKIRVFSTKSSDEHAEYLGLPLIGELPINVELTEALEKGKAEAYVIDNDLYSLIFEALY, encoded by the coding sequence ATGGGAAGCTGTGATAATTGTCCAAGTAAAGATTCATGTGGATCCAAAGGTCAAGGATGTGAAAATTCTATACCTAAAATGATACCTACATATGGAAAGATTAAAAATGTAATAGGAATTATTAGTGGAAAAGGTGGAGTAGGAAAGTCTACTGTTACAGGAATAATGGCAACTACTTTAGCTAAAAAAGGATATAAAGTAGGAGTTTTAGATGCAGATATAACAGGACCATCTATGCCTAGATTCTTTGGTATTAATGAAAAAAGAGGAAAAATAATTCCATTAGAAAATGATATGGTAAAATTTGAACCTGTAATAACTGATTCAGGAATAAAGGTTATATCTATGAATCTTTTAACAGCAGTTGAAGAAGATCCAGTTATATGGAGAGGACCTGTAATTACAGGAGTACTAAAACAAATGTTTATGGAAACTAATTGGGAAGAATTAGACTATTTACTTATAGATATGCCACCAGGAACTGGTGATATAGCTCTTACAGTAATGCAAGAATTCCCTATTACTGAAGTTATAATAGTATCAACTCCACAAGATATGGTATCAATGATTGTTAAAAAGTTAGTTATAATGGCTCAAAAAATAGGTATAAAAATTAGAGGCGTAGTTGAAAATATGGCATATATTAAGTGCCCAGACTGCGATAAAAAAATAAGAGTATTTAGCACAAAATCTTCTGATGAACATGCAGAATATTTAGGATTGCCTTTAATAGGTGAATTGCCTATTAATGTAGAGTTGACAGAGGCTCTAGAAAAAGGTAAAGCAGAAGCTTATGTTATTGATAATGATTTATATTCATTAATATTTGAAGCTTTATATTGA
- a CDS encoding ferredoxin: MKANVDKDTCIGCGLCPSICPECFDMQEDGKAGVIVQEVPSSCQDSAKEAETSCPVNAISVE; this comes from the coding sequence TTGAAAGCAAACGTAGATAAAGATACTTGTATAGGATGTGGCTTATGCCCATCAATATGTCCTGAATGTTTTGACATGCAAGAGGATGGAAAAGCAGGAGTTATAGTTCAAGAAGTACCAAGTTCATGCCAAGATTCAGCAAAAGAAGCAGAAACAAGTTGTCCAGTTAATGCAATTTCAGTAGAATAA
- a CDS encoding 3D domain-containing protein, whose amino-acid sequence MIEKLKDYFKKSFSNGPKAKIIITTIAVAIVITATLMSVRKTLTISIDGKEENFVTYKWTVKDVLQDNGIELAEKDKIEPSLDSRVSEKELITIKKAIPVNIAFSDKVVTLETAENTIGDMLQRESDVLKEQGVEFEEGTDEVLPSLDAEIEKNLDVKIVKVETKDVVEKEKINFDTLVQKDSSLDSSVQQVKSEGTNGEKQITYKVIYKDGQEVSKEVKSTKVIAEPVNKIVVKGTGNVYASRGSGNITYKKKLSVVATAYSGHSTTATGRRPVRNANGLSTIAVDPSVIPLGSKVYVEGYGYAIAADTGGAIKGNIIDLYLDSSNECINWGRRPVNLFIVAYPGEW is encoded by the coding sequence ATGATAGAAAAATTAAAAGATTATTTCAAGAAAAGTTTTTCTAACGGTCCGAAGGCAAAAATCATAATAACAACAATTGCTGTGGCGATTGTTATTACAGCGACATTAATGAGTGTGAGGAAAACACTTACTATAAGTATAGACGGAAAAGAAGAAAATTTTGTCACGTATAAATGGACTGTGAAAGATGTGTTACAAGATAATGGAATAGAATTGGCAGAAAAAGATAAGATAGAACCATCATTGGATTCTAGAGTATCTGAAAAAGAGTTAATTACAATCAAGAAAGCTATTCCAGTAAATATTGCGTTTAGCGATAAAGTTGTAACATTAGAAACAGCAGAAAATACTATTGGCGATATGCTACAAAGAGAATCAGACGTACTAAAAGAGCAAGGTGTAGAATTTGAAGAAGGAACAGATGAAGTATTACCTTCTTTAGATGCAGAAATAGAAAAAAATTTAGACGTTAAGATTGTTAAGGTAGAGACTAAAGACGTTGTAGAGAAGGAAAAAATAAACTTTGATACATTAGTACAAAAAGATTCAAGTCTTGATAGTAGCGTTCAACAAGTTAAGAGTGAAGGAACTAATGGAGAAAAACAAATAACATATAAAGTTATTTATAAAGATGGTCAAGAGGTTTCTAAAGAAGTAAAGAGTACTAAAGTTATTGCTGAACCTGTAAACAAGATTGTTGTAAAAGGGACAGGCAATGTATATGCAAGTAGAGGATCAGGCAATATAACATATAAGAAAAAATTATCTGTTGTTGCAACTGCATATAGTGGACATAGTACTACAGCTACAGGCAGAAGACCTGTTAGAAATGCTAATGGATTAAGTACAATTGCTGTTGACCCATCAGTTATTCCTTTAGGAAGTAAAGTTTATGTTGAAGGATATGGATACGCCATTGCAGCTGATACTGGTGGTGCAATAAAAGGGAATATAATTGATTTATACTTAGATTCATCAAATGAATGTATAAACTGGGGAAGAAGACCTGTCAATTTATTCATAGTAGCTTATCCAGGCGAATGGTAG
- the thiT gene encoding energy-coupled thiamine transporter ThiT produces the protein MSIFNDWAEQISKLYTHLPENVQTIISNPLSIITLLGCIAILVVLVKAKKIKFTPQLIARIGIALALATILKILRIYHFPQGGSITFGSMVPILLIAFMYGPQVGFLTGFLYGMITLLMDPYILHPVQVLFDYPLPFLCLGIAGFFPNKKYLGVILAVLGRFICHFISGIAFFGSFAPEGMSPALYSLSVNAPIIGLEGLICLVIIAALPMTRLISVVSNNRVTT, from the coding sequence ATGAGTATTTTTAACGATTGGGCAGAACAAATTTCAAAATTATACACTCATTTGCCCGAAAATGTACAAACTATCATTTCTAATCCATTATCAATTATTACTTTATTAGGGTGCATTGCTATACTAGTTGTATTAGTAAAAGCAAAAAAAATTAAATTTACACCTCAATTAATTGCTAGAATCGGTATAGCTTTAGCATTGGCAACAATTCTAAAAATTCTTAGAATTTATCATTTTCCACAAGGCGGAAGTATAACCTTTGGTAGTATGGTTCCCATTTTACTAATTGCATTTATGTATGGACCACAAGTTGGATTCCTAACTGGATTTCTTTACGGAATGATTACATTACTTATGGATCCTTATATTTTACATCCAGTTCAAGTATTGTTTGATTATCCATTGCCATTTTTATGTCTAGGTATCGCTGGTTTCTTCCCAAATAAAAAGTATTTAGGTGTAATACTCGCAGTATTAGGTAGGTTTATATGCCACTTTATATCTGGCATTGCTTTCTTTGGATCTTTTGCACCAGAAGGAATGTCTCCAGCATTATATTCACTATCAGTAAATGCACCTATAATAGGATTAGAAGGACTTATTTGTTTAGTTATAATTGCTGCTCTTCCTATGACAAGATTAATTTCAGTTGTATCAAATAATAGAGTTACAACATAA
- the metG gene encoding methionine--tRNA ligase, which yields MCKDCKKPYYITTPIYYPSTKLHIGNTYTTVAADALARFKRLTGYEVMFLTGTDEHGQKIQRIAEEKGITPIEHVDEIVAGIKDLWSMMNVSYDKFIRTTDDYHVKAVQDIFKKLHDQGDIYKSSYEGWYCTPCESFWTDTQLVNGNCPDCGRPVEKSKEEAYFFKMSKYADRLIKYIEENPNFIQPESRKNEMLNNFLRPGLQDLCVSRTSFDWGVPVTFDESHVVYVWIDALSNYITALGYGQDNKELYDKFWPADVHLIGKDILRFHTIYWPIMLMALDLPLPKQVFGHGWLLVDGGKMSKSKGNVVDPVVLVNEFGVDPVRYYLLREIPFGADGLFNNEIFIKKINSDLCNDLGNLLSRSVAMIEKYFDGEIQPQAESGEFDEELINLALAAPNKVQEAIDELNIPLALEHVFELIGRANKYIDETTPWILAKDESKKARLGTVLYNLIESLRFASVMISSFLPDTAKKINEQINTDEISWESLKSFNGIKAGTKVVKGENLFPRIDVEKKLEELEALKAAQAPVKREITPIKEEITIDDFEKVDLRVVKVLACEPIKGAKKLLKLKVDLGSEERQVVSGIAKYYKPEELIGKNVVLVANLKPVKLRGELSQGMILCAAPDDDSELKIVDPGEILSGSIVR from the coding sequence ATGTGTAAAGATTGTAAAAAACCATATTATATAACTACACCAATTTATTACCCATCAACAAAGTTACATATAGGAAACACGTATACTACAGTAGCTGCTGATGCGTTAGCAAGATTTAAAAGATTAACAGGATATGAGGTAATGTTCTTAACAGGTACTGATGAGCATGGTCAAAAAATCCAAAGAATAGCAGAAGAAAAGGGAATTACTCCAATAGAACATGTAGATGAGATTGTAGCAGGCATTAAGGATCTTTGGAGTATGATGAATGTAAGCTATGATAAGTTTATCAGAACTACAGATGATTATCATGTAAAAGCAGTTCAAGATATATTTAAAAAATTACATGATCAAGGAGATATTTATAAGAGTTCTTATGAAGGTTGGTATTGTACTCCATGTGAATCATTCTGGACAGATACTCAATTAGTAAATGGAAATTGTCCTGATTGTGGTAGACCAGTTGAAAAATCAAAAGAAGAAGCATACTTCTTTAAGATGAGCAAATATGCTGATAGATTAATTAAGTATATAGAAGAAAATCCAAACTTCATTCAACCAGAATCAAGAAAAAATGAAATGTTAAATAATTTCTTAAGACCAGGTCTTCAAGATTTATGTGTTTCAAGAACTAGCTTTGATTGGGGTGTTCCAGTAACATTTGATGAAAGTCATGTTGTTTATGTGTGGATAGATGCATTATCAAACTATATTACTGCACTTGGATATGGTCAAGATAATAAAGAATTATATGATAAATTCTGGCCAGCAGATGTACATTTAATAGGAAAAGATATATTAAGATTCCATACAATATATTGGCCAATAATGTTAATGGCATTAGATTTACCACTTCCAAAACAAGTATTTGGTCATGGATGGTTACTTGTTGATGGTGGAAAGATGTCAAAATCTAAAGGTAATGTTGTAGATCCAGTTGTATTAGTTAACGAATTTGGAGTAGATCCAGTAAGATATTACTTATTAAGAGAAATTCCGTTTGGCGCAGATGGTCTATTTAACAATGAAATATTCATAAAAAAGATAAATTCAGATCTTTGTAACGATTTAGGTAATCTTTTATCAAGAAGTGTCGCAATGATTGAAAAATACTTCGACGGAGAAATTCAACCACAGGCTGAAAGTGGAGAATTTGACGAAGAATTAATAAACTTAGCATTAGCTGCTCCAAATAAAGTTCAAGAAGCTATTGATGAATTAAATATTCCTTTAGCACTAGAACATGTATTTGAATTAATAGGTAGAGCTAATAAGTATATAGATGAAACAACTCCTTGGATTTTAGCTAAAGATGAAAGTAAAAAAGCTAGACTAGGAACAGTACTTTATAACTTAATTGAAAGTTTAAGATTTGCTTCAGTAATGATTTCATCATTCTTACCAGACACAGCTAAGAAGATTAATGAACAAATTAATACTGATGAAATATCATGGGAATCTTTAAAATCATTTAATGGAATAAAAGCTGGAACTAAGGTAGTTAAAGGAGAAAACTTATTCCCAAGAATAGATGTAGAAAAGAAACTTGAAGAGTTAGAAGCGTTAAAGGCAGCGCAAGCACCAGTTAAAAGAGAAATAACTCCTATAAAAGAAGAAATCACAATTGATGATTTTGAAAAAGTAGATTTAAGAGTTGTTAAGGTATTAGCATGTGAGCCAATAAAAGGTGCTAAAAAACTTTTAAAATTAAAGGTTGATTTAGGCAGCGAAGAAAGACAAGTGGTGTCAGGAATTGCCAAATATTATAAACCAGAAGAATTAATAGGGAAAAATGTAGTTTTAGTTGCTAATTTAAAACCTGTAAAACTTAGAGGAGAATTGTCACAAGGTATGATTTTATGTGCAGCACCTGATGATGATAGCGAATTGAAGATTGTAGACCCTGGTGAAATTTTAAGTGGAAGTATAGTTAGATAA
- the rsmA gene encoding 16S rRNA (adenine(1518)-N(6)/adenine(1519)-N(6))-dimethyltransferase RsmA has protein sequence MDLMDIKTKELVKKYNFRFSKSLGQNFLLDESVLNDIVDGAEVNENDFIIEIGPGVGTLTAKLLQKAKMVTCIELDNDLIPILQQELGEYDKFELIHNDALKVDFNEIMKGEEHVKLVANLPYYVTTPIIVKLLKENHKFESLTIMIQKEVAERINAEPNCKEYGALSVLVQYYCNTKIVRKVSPESFMPRPKVDSIVIRLDRLNNPRVKVQDEKLLFDIVRAGFNMRRKTLWNATKVVGLSKEDLQKAFDSCNIDPKRRAETLSIEEFAVLADSIHNIRKNN, from the coding sequence ATGGATTTAATGGATATAAAAACCAAAGAACTAGTTAAAAAGTATAATTTTAGATTTTCAAAAAGTTTAGGTCAAAACTTTTTATTAGATGAGTCTGTTCTTAATGATATAGTAGATGGAGCAGAAGTTAATGAAAATGATTTTATTATAGAAATAGGACCAGGAGTAGGAACTCTGACAGCTAAGTTACTACAAAAAGCTAAAATGGTAACTTGTATAGAATTAGATAATGACTTAATTCCTATTTTACAACAAGAATTAGGTGAATATGATAAGTTTGAATTAATACATAATGATGCCTTAAAAGTAGACTTTAATGAAATAATGAAGGGTGAAGAGCATGTTAAATTAGTTGCAAATCTTCCTTATTATGTTACAACACCTATAATAGTAAAGTTGCTTAAAGAAAATCATAAGTTTGAATCATTAACTATAATGATTCAAAAAGAAGTAGCGGAAAGAATAAATGCGGAACCCAATTGCAAAGAATATGGAGCATTATCTGTTTTGGTTCAATATTATTGTAATACTAAAATTGTAAGAAAAGTATCACCAGAAAGTTTTATGCCAAGACCTAAGGTTGATTCTATAGTTATAAGATTAGATAGATTAAATAATCCAAGAGTTAAAGTACAAGATGAAAAACTTTTATTTGATATAGTAAGAGCAGGGTTTAATATGAGAAGAAAGACTTTATGGAATGCGACTAAGGTAGTGGGTCTTTCAAAAGAGGATTTACAAAAAGCTTTTGATTCGTGCAATATAGATCCTAAAAGAAGAGCAGAAACATTAAGTATTGAAGAATTTGCAGTATTAGCAGATAGTATACATAATATTAGAAAAAATAATTAA
- the rnmV gene encoding ribonuclease M5: MIKEVIVVEGRDDVDAVKKALDAEIIAVGGFGINAKVIDRIKEAQKRKGVIVLTDPDFAGEKIRRIISKRVEGIKHAYISKEDGLKDGDIGVENACPEVILNALETAKITLEEKRNFFTMQDMFYFKLTNDSTSKVRRSMLGKILGIGYCNTTQMVSRLNNYGITKEEFTDAIEKIEKQLEVGIK, from the coding sequence TTGATTAAAGAAGTAATTGTAGTTGAAGGAAGAGACGATGTCGATGCTGTTAAAAAAGCATTAGATGCTGAAATAATAGCAGTAGGTGGATTTGGAATAAATGCTAAGGTTATAGATAGAATAAAAGAAGCTCAAAAGAGAAAAGGTGTAATAGTTCTTACTGATCCAGATTTTGCTGGTGAAAAGATAAGAAGAATTATTTCTAAAAGAGTAGAAGGAATAAAGCATGCATATATTTCAAAAGAAGATGGTCTTAAAGATGGAGATATAGGTGTAGAAAATGCTTGTCCTGAGGTGATATTAAACGCACTTGAAACAGCTAAAATAACACTTGAAGAAAAAAGAAACTTTTTTACTATGCAAGATATGTTTTATTTTAAATTAACAAATGACTCAACTTCTAAAGTAAGAAGAAGTATGCTTGGTAAAATTTTAGGAATAGGATATTGTAATACAACGCAAATGGTCTCAAGATTAAATAATTATGGAATAACAAAAGAAGAATTTACAGACGCTATAGAAAAAATAGAAAAACAATTGGAAGTAGGGATAAAATAG